Genomic segment of Prochlorococcus marinus CUG1433:
AATCAAGTTGGCAAATACTCCAGCGGAAATTACAATAACTCTTTGAATTATTGGCCTATTTTTTAAAAGATTTGGATCTTCAGGGTCAATATTGTTAAGTTCTTCATCAGGGAAGGATACAAAGCCTCCAAGAGGAAAGGCTCTGAATGAATAAGTAATATCTCTAAATTTTTTTTGAATAATTGAGGGCCCAAAGCCAATTGAAAATCCATCAACATAAATACCTTGTAAAATAGCCGCAAGAAAATGCCCCATCTCATGAAAAAATATGAGGAACCCAAGTACTGTTATTGAGGTTAAAACGTTCATTTTTTTATATTAAGCAGTTTTTAAAAAATTTGATCCAAAATATGGAACCAAAGCATCTGGAATCTTAACGCTACCATCTGTTTGTTGGCCATTCTCAAGAATAGCTGCCATTGTTCTTCCAATAGCAAGACCACTGCCATTTAAGGTATGTATATATGTATTCTTTTTATCAATTTTTGATCTTATTGATGATCTACGTGCTTGAAAGTCAAGGCAATTACTGCAACTTGAAATTTCTCTATAACATTTGCTGCTGGGAAGCCAAACTTCAAGATCAAAAGTTCTACTAGAAGAAAAGCCTAAGTCTCCAGTACAAATATCTACTAATCTGTAGGGTAAGTTGAGCTTTTTTAAAATGCTCTCTGCATCAGAAGTAATCTTTTTATGAGCTTCTAAAGATTTACTTGGATCACAAAACCAATAGAGTTCAACCTTATTAAATTGATGAAGTCTTATTAAACCTTTAGTATCTCTGCCATAACTTCCAGCTTCTCTCCTAAAACATGGACTATATGCAACATATTTTATAGGTAACTGTTTGGGATCAATAAGCTCGTTTCTATGAAAAGCAGTTAGTGGAACTTCAGCTGTTGGAGAAAGCCATAAATCATCATTGGAACACTTAAAACTTTCATTTGAAAATTTAGGTAATTGACCAGATCCGGTAAGACTTTCTGAATTTACTAAAGCTGGCGGCATTAACTCCAAGTAACCATTTTTAGTATGCATATCGAGCATAAAATTAATTAATGCCCTCTCTAATCTGGCGCCATTGCCTATAAGAGTGACAAA
This window contains:
- the serS gene encoding serine--tRNA ligase; this encodes MLDQKLIRENPTSVEENLSLRGKVYKISHIHELTVKKKEIDIEISSLQSESKKLSKLIGQVIGKSQNNNLQELNDLKKKGNEYRIKISELEEKQKILDKEVDDEIYNLPNFPSKDAPIGKDESDNLQIKTWGDPLIKENIKSHWEIGEGLNIFDSVKSTKISKSRFVTLIGNGARLERALINFMLDMHTKNGYLELMPPALVNSESLTGSGQLPKFSNESFKCSNDDLWLSPTAEVPLTAFHRNELIDPKQLPIKYVAYSPCFRREAGSYGRDTKGLIRLHQFNKVELYWFCDPSKSLEAHKKITSDAESILKKLNLPYRLVDICTGDLGFSSSRTFDLEVWLPSSKCYREISSCSNCLDFQARRSSIRSKIDKKNTYIHTLNGSGLAIGRTMAAILENGQQTDGSVKIPDALVPYFGSNFLKTA